DNA from Aliarcobacter skirrowii CCUG 10374:
TTGCAGTGAATGCTAAATATCTTTTAGATTTTTTTAGTATGTCAAATAGTGAAAAGATAAAAATAGGATTTAATGAATCAAATCTACCATTTTATTTAGAAGATGGTAAGTTTATAACAATTGTAATGCCAATTGTATTAGAAAAATAAAAGTAAGGATTTATAAAAATGTCACAACAAGAGTACGGTGCTAGTAATATTAAAGTTTTAAAAGGTCTTGAAGCTGTTAGAAAAAGACCAGGGATGTATATTGGTGATACAAATATAAATGGTCTTCATCATTTAATTTATGAAGTAGTTGATAACTCAATTGATGAGGCAATGGCTGGACATTGTAAAAATATAAAAGTTACTTTAACAAAAGATGGTTATGCAAGAATAGAAGATGATGGAAGAGGAATTCCAACTGCAATTCACCCAACAGAAGGTGTTAGTGCTGCAACAATCGCTTTAACAGTTCTTCATGCTGGTGGAAAATTTGATAAAGATACATATAAAGTTTCAGGTGGACTTCACGGAGTTGGGGTTTCAGTTGTAAATGCTTTATCAAAACATTTAAAAATGACAGTTTATAGAGAGGGAAAAATTCACTTTCAAGAGTTTAGTGAAGGTATTCCAAAAGCTGCATTAGATGTAATTGGAGATAGTCCAAGAAAAACTGGAACAACAATAGAGTTTTTGGTAGATGATACTATATTTGAAGTTACTCAATATGAGTTTGCAATTTTAGCTAAAAGATTTAGAGAGGTTGCATATTTAAATCCATTTATTACAATTACTTTAGAAGATGAAAAAATTAATAAAAAAGAGGTTTACCATTTTGAAGGTGGTATAAAACAGTTTGTTGAAGATTTAAATAAAGATACAGCTGTTTCTGAAGTTGTTCATTTCAATGATAGAGTTGATGGAGTTGAAGTTGATATTGCTTTAATGTATAACGATACTTATATTGAAAAAACTCTATCTTTTGTAAATAATATTAGAACAATAGATGGTGGAACTCATGAAGCTGGTTTTAAAGCAGGACTTACAAGAAGTATCTCTAAATATTTAAGTGAAAATGCAGCGGCTAGAGAAAAAGATGTAAAAATTACAGGTGATGATGTAAGAGAGGGTTTAATTGCTGTTGTTTCAGTTAAAGTTCCTGAACCTCAATTTGAAGGTCAAACTAAAGGAAAATTAGGAAGCTCTTATGTAAGACCTATTGCACAAAAACTTACAAGTGATAGTTTAGATAAATATTTTGAAGAGAATCCTACTCATGCAAAAGCTATTATGGAAAAATCTTTAATGGCTGCACGTGGAAGAGAAGCTGCTAAAAAAGCTAGAGATTTAACTAGAAAAAAAGACTCTATGAGTGTAGGAACACTTCCTGGAAAACTTGCAGATTGTCAAAGTAAAGATCCAACAATTAAAGAGTTGTATTTAGTTGAGGGTGATAGTGCTGGAGGAAGTGCTAAACAAGGAAGAGATAGAGTTTATCAA
Protein-coding regions in this window:
- the gyrB gene encoding DNA topoisomerase (ATP-hydrolyzing) subunit B, translated to MSQQEYGASNIKVLKGLEAVRKRPGMYIGDTNINGLHHLIYEVVDNSIDEAMAGHCKNIKVTLTKDGYARIEDDGRGIPTAIHPTEGVSAATIALTVLHAGGKFDKDTYKVSGGLHGVGVSVVNALSKHLKMTVYREGKIHFQEFSEGIPKAALDVIGDSPRKTGTTIEFLVDDTIFEVTQYEFAILAKRFREVAYLNPFITITLEDEKINKKEVYHFEGGIKQFVEDLNKDTAVSEVVHFNDRVDGVEVDIALMYNDTYIEKTLSFVNNIRTIDGGTHEAGFKAGLTRSISKYLSENAAAREKDVKITGDDVREGLIAVVSVKVPEPQFEGQTKGKLGSSYVRPIAQKLTSDSLDKYFEENPTHAKAIMEKSLMAARGREAAKKARDLTRKKDSMSVGTLPGKLADCQSKDPTIKELYLVEGDSAGGSAKQGRDRVYQAILPLKGKILNVEKSRLDKILKSDEIRNIITALGCGIGDDFDDEKIRYHKIIIMTDADVDGSHIQTLLLTFFFRFLRPVVEKGYLYIAQPPLYRYKKGKNEIYLKDNNALSSYLIENGLESFEFEGMGYNDLLDLFKQVSRYRSMLEQLGKRYSLLEVLKHLIENSDLVNLDFSSLYEKVKEFIEAKGHNILSKTVTDEKIQLFVQTKEGLEELIIDDELFASPYFSQATFIFNKLKERDLTLFEGKDLVNLLEDIENLAKKGAYIQRYKGLGEMNPEQLWETTMTPENRRLLRVKIEDAEAASDTFTLFMGDEVEPRRNYIESHAKDVEHLDV